The following proteins come from a genomic window of Mucinivorans hirudinis:
- a CDS encoding Hypothetical YciO protein (TsaC/YrdC paralog), translated as MVIKIYPDNPNANAIREVVAILRAGGVIAYPTDTVYAFGCSLSSPKGIEKLREIKGKKHTNMSIVCADLSNLADYAKVDNATFRILKRNLPGAFTFILNATSKTPDKVLDGRRTIGIRIPDNAIARAIVNELGVPMVTTSIKDHEQEYLTDPELIEEKYTMLQAVVDGGYGEFTASTVVDCTGDEPEIIREGKAELQ; from the coding sequence ATGGTTATAAAAATCTATCCCGACAACCCCAACGCGAATGCCATAAGAGAGGTGGTTGCCATACTTCGAGCGGGCGGAGTGATAGCTTACCCCACTGATACGGTCTATGCCTTTGGCTGCTCACTATCCTCGCCAAAGGGTATTGAGAAGTTGCGCGAAATCAAAGGCAAGAAACACACCAATATGTCGATTGTCTGTGCAGATTTGAGCAACTTGGCAGACTATGCCAAAGTCGATAATGCAACCTTTCGCATACTCAAACGCAACCTGCCCGGGGCATTTACATTTATACTGAACGCAACCTCCAAAACACCCGACAAGGTTTTGGACGGTCGCCGTACCATCGGTATCCGCATACCGGATAACGCCATAGCAAGGGCTATTGTTAACGAATTGGGTGTGCCGATGGTCACAACCTCCATCAAGGACCACGAGCAGGAGTATCTGACCGACCCCGAACTAATCGAAGAAAAATACACTATGTTACAGGCAGTTGTGGATGGCGGCTACGGCGAATTTACCGCATCTACGGTGGTTGATTGCACCGGTGATGAACCCGAAATAATAAGAGAAGGAAAAGCGGAACTACAATAA
- a CDS encoding serine/threonine protein kinase, producing MTAYKKIAQALPRSQYVVDYNFIEDEMYVFDDTTTGGRYYSILLMEWVEGQTLTRALEEAVLAQNRPLLGEYLTKFEQMSEWLLGEDFAHNDLKPDNIMVREKDKSLVLIDYDGLFVPTMAGEPPREWGTEPYQSPHRRTAPFDKNVDNYAIAYIRLAISILSHNPRRYSAEKLVDFTDTELTDIEKNETFFGNRYTFVDNARDGVMITRADRKYGFVTSQGVTVAENCYDDIRPYCEGLAAVCAGGKWGFIDKDSKVVIAMVYDGVTDFDSGFCGVRIGCRWAFINPNGETLSRFHYDECFTPRLGLALAKRRGKYGFVGSDGRVAVSFRYDYAHSFTREGVACVKVGEKYGYIDRRSKWWQKPTYDFATPFRDGKARVEIDEREQVIEWE from the coding sequence ATGACCGCCTACAAAAAGATTGCACAGGCACTACCACGCTCACAATATGTGGTCGATTACAACTTTATCGAGGATGAGATGTATGTCTTCGACGATACGACAACGGGTGGGCGCTACTACTCGATACTGCTGATGGAGTGGGTCGAGGGGCAGACGCTCACACGTGCTCTCGAAGAGGCTGTACTGGCGCAGAACCGCCCTCTCCTTGGCGAATACTTGACAAAGTTCGAGCAGATGTCCGAGTGGTTGCTTGGCGAGGATTTTGCTCACAACGACCTCAAACCCGACAATATTATGGTACGCGAGAAGGACAAATCACTGGTGCTCATCGACTATGATGGGCTCTTTGTGCCCACAATGGCGGGCGAGCCGCCGCGCGAATGGGGTACCGAGCCCTACCAAAGTCCTCACAGGCGAACCGCCCCCTTCGACAAAAATGTGGACAACTATGCCATCGCCTATATTCGATTGGCGATAAGCATACTATCACATAATCCGCGCCGCTATTCGGCAGAAAAATTGGTTGATTTCACAGACACCGAACTAACTGATATAGAGAAAAATGAAACCTTCTTCGGCAACCGCTACACCTTTGTGGACAACGCACGAGACGGGGTAATGATTACTCGTGCCGACAGAAAATATGGTTTTGTTACCTCGCAAGGAGTGACCGTTGCGGAGAACTGCTATGACGATATTCGCCCCTACTGTGAGGGTTTGGCTGCCGTGTGTGCCGGTGGCAAGTGGGGATTTATCGACAAAGATTCTAAGGTGGTAATTGCTATGGTTTATGACGGGGTGACAGATTTTGATTCGGGGTTTTGCGGGGTTCGCATAGGCTGCAGGTGGGCATTTATCAACCCAAATGGAGAGACACTCTCGCGCTTTCACTATGACGAGTGCTTCACGCCGCGCTTGGGCTTGGCACTGGCTAAGCGACGCGGAAAGTACGGCTTTGTGGGAAGCGATGGCAGGGTTGCTGTCTCTTTCAGGTATGACTATGCTCATAGCTTCACACGGGAGGGGGTTGCCTGCGTCAAGGTGGGCGAAAAATATGGCTACATCGACCGTCGCTCGAAATGGTGGCAAAAGCCGACTTACGACTTCGCAACCCCCTTTAGAGACGGCAAAGCACGTGTGGAGATTGACGAGCGGGAGCAGGTAATAGAGTGGGAATAA
- a CDS encoding (R)-citramalate synthase, whose product MNIEIMDTTLRDGEQTSGVSFSANEKLSIAKLLLEQLRVDRIEVASARVSEGERAAVEKIMEWAARKGHIDRVEVLGFVDRGVSLNWIKSNGGRVINLLTKGSEKHCRHQLRKTPEEHFADIRAEIALACEMGIAVNIYLEDWSNGMLHSPDYVFAMLEALANEPVERIMLPDTLGIFSPEQTYIYSKQIIDRYPHRRFDFHAHNDYDLAVANVLAAVEAGVGAIHTTVNGLGERAGNAPLSSVLAVVHDHTNHTTNIDESKMGYVSSVVESYSGIRIPKNKPVVGENVFTQCAGIHADGDNKHNLYYNDLLPERFGRVRTYALGKTSGKANIRKNLEQLGIELDEVSMARLTGHIIELGDKKEVVTMEDLPYIISDLLGGEGEQSKVKILNYSLSLAQGLRPVATLKIEIDGKEYQQTSTGDGQYDAFMKAMRKIYKEQLERKFPMLIDYSVSIPPGGRTDAFVQTLITWELDGQIIKTRGLDADQTEAAIKATIKMLNKL is encoded by the coding sequence ATGAATATAGAAATAATGGACACCACCCTGCGCGATGGCGAGCAAACTTCGGGTGTCTCTTTCTCGGCAAACGAAAAACTGTCCATAGCAAAACTACTTTTGGAGCAGTTGCGCGTGGATAGAATCGAGGTTGCCTCGGCTCGTGTGAGCGAGGGGGAGCGTGCTGCCGTCGAGAAGATTATGGAGTGGGCGGCGCGTAAGGGGCATATAGATAGGGTTGAGGTGCTTGGCTTTGTGGACAGGGGAGTGTCGCTCAATTGGATTAAGAGCAATGGAGGGCGGGTTATTAACCTGCTAACCAAGGGTTCGGAGAAACATTGTCGTCACCAGTTACGAAAAACGCCTGAGGAGCACTTTGCCGATATTCGGGCAGAGATTGCCCTGGCGTGCGAAATGGGTATTGCGGTGAATATCTATTTGGAGGATTGGTCAAACGGGATGCTCCATTCGCCCGACTATGTTTTTGCGATGCTCGAAGCCCTTGCCAATGAGCCTGTTGAGCGCATTATGCTGCCCGACACCCTCGGGATTTTCAGCCCCGAACAGACCTATATATATAGTAAGCAGATAATCGACCGCTACCCTCACCGAAGATTTGACTTCCACGCTCATAATGATTATGACCTGGCGGTGGCAAATGTGTTGGCAGCAGTGGAGGCGGGAGTGGGGGCGATTCATACGACTGTCAATGGGCTTGGTGAGCGGGCGGGTAATGCTCCGCTTTCGAGTGTGCTTGCCGTTGTCCACGACCACACCAACCATACTACTAATATAGATGAATCCAAAATGGGCTACGTAAGTTCGGTTGTGGAGAGCTACTCGGGCATCCGTATCCCAAAGAATAAACCCGTTGTCGGCGAAAATGTCTTTACGCAGTGTGCCGGCATCCACGCCGACGGCGATAATAAACACAACCTCTACTATAATGACCTGCTGCCCGAGCGTTTCGGGCGTGTGCGCACCTATGCTTTGGGAAAAACCAGTGGCAAGGCAAATATCCGCAAAAATCTGGAGCAGCTTGGCATCGAGCTGGACGAGGTGTCGATGGCACGCCTGACGGGGCACATTATCGAGTTGGGCGACAAGAAAGAGGTTGTAACGATGGAGGATTTGCCCTACATCATCTCTGACCTGCTCGGGGGCGAGGGTGAGCAGAGCAAAGTCAAGATACTCAACTACTCGTTATCTTTGGCTCAGGGATTGCGACCGGTCGCTACTCTCAAAATTGAAATAGATGGCAAGGAGTACCAACAGACCTCTACGGGCGATGGTCAGTACGATGCCTTTATGAAGGCAATGCGCAAGATATACAAGGAACAGTTGGAGCGAAAATTCCCGATGTTGATTGACTACTCGGTGAGCATTCCTCCGGGTGGACGAACCGATGCCTTTGTGCAGACGCTCATTACGTGGGAGTTAGACGGTCAAATAATCAAGACTCGTGGTTTGGATGCCGACCAGACCGAGGCGGCAATCAAGGCAACGATAAAGATGCTCAATAAATTGTAA
- a CDS encoding Inorganic pyrophosphatase, protein MAKMMDPIVGRLMGLRYKSHPWHGINIGDSAPRVVTCFIEMVSTDTVKYEVDKESGYLRIDRPQKYSTTIPALYGFLPQTYSGELVAELANEALGRDDIKGDCDPVDVCVLTEKVIVHGDILVKAKPIGGIRMIDHDLADDKIICVLADDAVYGEIEDVSQLQPLVIERLRHYFLTYKDLPGAKRNVEITHIYGAEEAHQIINHSMEDYNNRFNNLEAMFKI, encoded by the coding sequence ATGGCGAAGATGATGGACCCGATTGTGGGTCGACTAATGGGACTGCGATATAAATCGCACCCCTGGCACGGAATAAACATTGGCGACAGCGCGCCACGCGTGGTCACCTGCTTTATCGAAATGGTATCCACAGACACCGTGAAATACGAGGTGGACAAGGAGTCGGGATATCTGCGTATAGACCGCCCGCAAAAATACTCCACAACAATCCCCGCACTCTATGGTTTCCTACCTCAGACCTACTCGGGCGAGTTGGTGGCAGAGTTGGCTAATGAGGCGCTGGGCAGAGACGACATTAAGGGAGATTGCGACCCCGTGGATGTGTGCGTGCTCACGGAAAAGGTTATCGTCCACGGAGACATATTGGTTAAAGCCAAGCCAATCGGGGGCATACGGATGATTGACCACGACTTGGCGGACGACAAAATCATATGCGTACTTGCAGACGATGCCGTCTATGGCGAGATTGAGGATGTGTCGCAGCTTCAACCACTTGTCATAGAGCGCCTTCGTCACTACTTTCTTACGTACAAAGACCTGCCCGGAGCCAAGAGAAACGTAGAAATCACACATATCTACGGTGCAGAAGAGGCGCACCAAATCATCAACCACTCGATGGAGGACTACAACAACAGATTCAACAACCTCGAGGCGATGTTTAAGATATAG
- a CDS encoding SusD family outer membrane protein — translation MKKILNKSLLVLASFLFALPMHSCKFLNVSDQLANELSMQEVFNNVAYTRRWHRFIYTGIPDISHRTYNNSYAGLTGLSMPWGGLSDEIWASNNVQFVCRDGYNASNGSFHRWSVYQQIRQAWQFIDNAHEIPQTGQGDYLLQADVDKLKAEAYFFIGYYHWILFELYGPVPIMDRAVGPSDPELSFARASVDECVAFIEKMWTEADKNLNTINQGDNERSIPSKVLTAALRVKLYAYAASPLYNGGFPEAMALQNQDGKKLFPAKDDTKWQKAKAAVEAYLTISAPYHSIYRCGPPENRAVGFDANESLYQLFQQYNPEIIWATTGNSWGATNGEGQIPRITPRGIAFAMTCYGWLQEAVDDFRMANGLKIDDAGSGYDLNTEFERTPMQVKMFNRAAYPNAGTYETFNDDIAKMYQNREPRFYQWVTYQGRRWQIKTNFIVDFRKGGNNDNSSGNHARPGNIVKKFYPENIINEGTPPRSKFIPCIQLRHAEMLLLAAEVLNEATNGADPRIMQFINDVRTRGGLPTLEATYPGKNWNKAAKWQAMAEEKRIEFLDEGQRYFDVRRWMVADQARVSIKAGGKTHQFGQKGQFTIMNMDGRPGSYEDFFQRAQRADAFRQFEKSWYLYPFSFNEVQNARGKLVQNPGW, via the coding sequence ATGAAAAAGATATTAAATAAATCTTTACTGGTATTAGCCTCATTTCTGTTTGCCTTGCCGATGCACTCTTGTAAGTTTCTGAACGTATCAGACCAGTTGGCAAACGAACTTAGTATGCAGGAGGTTTTCAATAACGTAGCATACACCAGACGTTGGCATCGTTTCATCTATACAGGTATTCCCGACATCAGCCACCGTACATATAACAACTCCTATGCAGGTCTTACAGGTCTCTCTATGCCTTGGGGTGGTCTTTCGGACGAAATTTGGGCGAGCAACAACGTTCAGTTTGTATGCCGTGATGGTTACAATGCGTCTAATGGATCATTCCACCGATGGAGTGTTTATCAACAAATTCGTCAAGCTTGGCAATTTATTGACAATGCTCACGAAATTCCTCAGACCGGCCAGGGCGACTACCTGTTACAGGCTGACGTGGACAAACTCAAAGCGGAAGCATATTTCTTTATCGGTTACTACCACTGGATTCTGTTTGAACTTTACGGGCCTGTGCCCATTATGGACAGAGCGGTTGGCCCAAGCGATCCCGAACTATCATTTGCACGCGCAAGCGTAGATGAGTGCGTAGCATTTATCGAAAAAATGTGGACGGAAGCAGACAAAAATCTCAACACCATCAACCAAGGTGACAACGAACGCTCCATTCCAAGTAAAGTTCTTACGGCTGCTCTCCGTGTTAAATTGTACGCTTACGCGGCAAGCCCGCTCTACAATGGTGGCTTCCCCGAGGCTATGGCGCTTCAAAATCAAGACGGCAAAAAACTGTTCCCTGCTAAGGATGACACGAAATGGCAAAAGGCTAAAGCAGCTGTTGAAGCATACTTGACAATCTCGGCTCCCTATCACTCTATATATCGTTGCGGTCCTCCGGAAAATCGTGCCGTAGGATTCGATGCTAACGAATCTCTATACCAGCTTTTCCAACAGTATAATCCTGAGATTATCTGGGCAACAACCGGTAACTCTTGGGGCGCAACAAACGGCGAAGGACAAATTCCTCGTATAACTCCTCGCGGTATCGCATTTGCAATGACTTGCTACGGTTGGTTGCAGGAGGCTGTTGATGACTTCCGTATGGCTAACGGTCTCAAAATTGACGATGCAGGTAGCGGTTATGACCTCAATACTGAATTTGAACGTACCCCAATGCAAGTGAAAATGTTTAACCGTGCAGCGTATCCTAATGCCGGCACCTACGAAACATTTAACGATGATATTGCAAAGATGTACCAAAATAGAGAGCCGCGTTTCTACCAATGGGTAACATACCAAGGCCGTCGTTGGCAAATAAAAACCAACTTTATTGTTGATTTCCGTAAAGGTGGTAACAATGATAATTCATCGGGTAATCACGCGCGTCCGGGTAATATCGTGAAAAAATTCTATCCGGAGAATATTATCAACGAAGGTACGCCTCCACGTTCTAAATTTATCCCCTGCATACAACTGCGTCACGCAGAAATGTTACTCTTGGCAGCTGAGGTGTTAAATGAAGCTACAAATGGTGCTGACCCTCGCATTATGCAATTTATCAACGATGTTCGTACCCGTGGCGGTCTTCCTACTTTGGAGGCAACTTACCCCGGGAAAAATTGGAATAAGGCAGCAAAATGGCAAGCAATGGCTGAGGAAAAACGCATTGAATTCCTAGACGAGGGACAGCGCTACTTTGATGTTCGCCGTTGGATGGTTGCCGACCAAGCACGTGTTTCTATCAAAGCTGGTGGCAAAACTCACCAATTCGGTCAAAAAGGTCAGTTCACAATTATGAATATGGACGGGCGTCCGGGAAGCTATGAAGATTTCTTCCAACGTGCACAAAGAGCAGATGCATTCCGCCAATTTGAGAAGTCGTGGTATCTCTATCCATTCTCCTTCAACGAAGTGCAAAATGCACGCGGCAAACTGGTTCAAAACCCCGGTTGGTAG
- a CDS encoding Glycosyl transferase group 2 family protein: MDISLVIPFYNEQESLPELVAWIERVMGENGFSYEVVFVDDGSTDDSWDVVLSLRESNENIRAFRFRRNYGKSAALYVGFDAARGDVVITMDADLQDSPDEIPELYRMVIDEKYDLVSGWKQKRYDPLVKTLPSRFFNATARAASGIKLHDFNCGLKAYRLKVVKSIEVYGEMHRYIPILAKWAGFRKIGEKVVRHQARKYGVSKFGWERMYKGYMDLLSVTFMSRFGRRPMYLFGAVGTVLFIIGGVIAAYIIAAKLIMQGQGLPVRAVTDQPIFFLALTATIIGFQMFVAGFLGEMINRNSSDRNRYLIDETIGDE; this comes from the coding sequence ATGGATATTTCTCTGGTAATACCTTTCTATAATGAGCAGGAGTCGCTGCCGGAGCTGGTGGCGTGGATTGAGCGCGTGATGGGTGAGAATGGCTTTTCGTATGAGGTTGTCTTTGTGGATGATGGTTCTACGGACGACTCGTGGGATGTGGTGTTGTCGCTCAGAGAGAGCAACGAAAATATACGTGCATTCCGCTTCCGACGTAACTATGGCAAATCTGCCGCGCTGTACGTTGGTTTCGATGCAGCACGGGGTGATGTTGTAATCACGATGGATGCCGATTTGCAGGACTCCCCTGATGAGATACCGGAACTTTACAGAATGGTTATTGACGAAAAGTATGATTTGGTAAGCGGTTGGAAACAAAAGCGTTATGACCCTCTTGTGAAGACGCTGCCGAGCAGGTTTTTCAATGCCACGGCGCGTGCGGCAAGCGGTATCAAGCTCCACGACTTTAATTGCGGTTTGAAGGCATATCGCCTCAAAGTTGTCAAGAGCATTGAGGTCTACGGCGAGATGCACCGCTATATACCGATTCTGGCTAAGTGGGCGGGCTTTAGGAAGATAGGCGAGAAGGTGGTACGACATCAGGCGCGAAAGTACGGAGTGAGTAAGTTTGGTTGGGAGAGGATGTATAAGGGGTATATGGATTTGTTGAGCGTTACCTTTATGAGCCGTTTTGGGCGTCGCCCGATGTACCTTTTCGGAGCGGTGGGTACAGTGCTATTTATTATTGGTGGTGTCATTGCGGCGTATATTATTGCTGCTAAATTAATTATGCAGGGGCAAGGTCTGCCGGTTCGTGCAGTTACAGACCAACCTATATTTTTCCTTGCACTCACGGCTACAATCATAGGTTTCCAAATGTTCGTTGCAGGATTCTTGGGCGAGATGATTAATCGCAACTCGTCAGATAGAAATAGGTATTTGATTGATGAAACAATAGGTGATGAGTAG
- a CDS encoding SusC/RagA family TonB-linked outer membrane protein — translation MRNITHLTKAALFTLALWVALPSAVYASDSQSNPVSAQQQKAITVTVKVVDVAGDPVIGATVFLESNTRISTASDIEGVALLKNVPSDGTLEISYVGMITQKVKVNGRSEIEVILAEDTKRIDDVVVVGYGKQKRSGMVSSVNTVTSKEIKMPTRNLTNNLAGQLAGLIAIQRSGEPGYDNAEFWIRGVSSFKGGTTPLVLVDGVPRAMQDVEPDEIDTFSLLKDAAATAVYGAEGANGVILITTKRGRIERPKISFRAEHNIVTPTRLPEFLGAVEFKNTYNDALWNEGSADLWTQEYISRYDKTRPDYDGDLYPNVNWLDLLNKTTNSSRFTLNFQGGTAKARYFVGTSYYTETGIFKQNKMVDYNNNIGLDRFGLRSNIDLDVSNTTVLSLDVNTTYSELNFPGYGTSTIFQRMLTGSPDLMPFVYSDGTLAGHPDGKGGNRLNPYNMIMNSGYAKEWRVNLQTKIALNQELKFITQGLSARVNVAFDADVNFSQTRQKNPMEYSATGRDDQGNLIFKNVNSSGSDNLPMSTPGSNATKSIYIDAAINYSRTFGEKHDVTGMFLYMQKDRQKHSSTLAFRKQGLVGRVAYSYDGRYNFEGNFGYTGSENFAAGHRFGFFPAVGASWYVSNEKFYTGQIKDIISKLKFRISYGLTGNDRTNSNEDVDRFLFRGTLNQGASGYNSGWNDGGGLGGVGNGIRQNLFDAEYLTWETETKRNYGLDLGLFNGKFDLAVDYFDNLREGILLQRTTVSQVTGFAQMPWQNFGKVQNRGFDLSAVYNQMIGDVRLGFRGNFTFARNKIIEMDEVPQLYPWMTQTGTRINEKNLFISEGFYRYEDFNITGTGINRQYTLKEGVVKSSYNANVRPGDLKYKDMNEDGVINNYDQVRGGAPSNPEVVYGFGLDFEYKGFYAGVFFQGAGNTTTVLGGNFGAGFHPFSWNRTESSLRVMTADRWSDRDAAGNLVEPNWNALFPRLRSTSNWHNAMPSTHWLRDASFIRFKNAQVGYNFPKSMLSKIGINSARIYCMGTNLAVWDKIKYWDPEMGNSNEGLNYPLTMNISFGLEVVL, via the coding sequence ATGAGAAACATTACTCATCTAACAAAAGCTGCGTTATTTACGTTGGCTCTGTGGGTAGCTCTGCCGAGTGCGGTCTATGCTTCGGATTCTCAGAGTAATCCCGTTTCTGCTCAACAGCAGAAGGCAATCACAGTTACTGTGAAAGTGGTGGATGTTGCCGGTGACCCTGTTATCGGTGCAACAGTCTTCTTGGAATCCAATACACGAATCAGCACAGCGTCTGACATCGAGGGTGTTGCCCTCTTGAAGAATGTGCCTTCGGACGGCACGCTCGAAATTTCCTACGTGGGTATGATTACCCAAAAGGTAAAGGTAAACGGACGCAGCGAAATTGAGGTTATCCTTGCGGAGGATACCAAGAGAATTGACGACGTTGTGGTTGTGGGTTACGGTAAGCAGAAGCGTAGCGGTATGGTGTCTTCGGTGAACACGGTAACATCCAAGGAAATAAAGATGCCCACACGTAACTTGACCAACAACCTTGCCGGTCAGTTGGCAGGTCTTATCGCTATTCAACGTTCGGGCGAGCCGGGTTACGACAACGCCGAGTTCTGGATTCGCGGTGTGAGCTCCTTTAAGGGTGGTACCACTCCGTTGGTGCTTGTGGACGGTGTTCCTCGCGCTATGCAGGATGTCGAGCCTGACGAAATAGACACTTTCTCACTTTTGAAGGATGCGGCTGCTACGGCAGTTTACGGTGCCGAGGGTGCGAATGGCGTTATCCTTATCACAACCAAGCGTGGTCGTATTGAACGCCCTAAAATCTCGTTCCGCGCCGAGCATAACATAGTTACTCCAACCCGTCTGCCCGAATTTCTTGGTGCTGTCGAGTTCAAAAACACGTACAACGATGCTCTGTGGAACGAAGGTTCTGCCGACCTTTGGACACAAGAGTACATCTCGCGTTACGACAAAACCAGACCCGACTACGACGGAGACCTCTATCCCAACGTAAATTGGCTGGACCTACTCAATAAGACTACCAACTCTTCGCGTTTCACCCTTAACTTTCAGGGTGGTACGGCAAAGGCACGCTATTTCGTAGGTACTTCCTACTATACCGAAACCGGTATCTTCAAACAAAACAAGATGGTGGATTACAACAATAATATCGGACTCGACCGTTTCGGTCTTCGCTCGAACATCGACCTTGACGTATCAAACACCACAGTTCTTTCGCTGGACGTAAACACTACTTACTCTGAGCTTAACTTCCCCGGATACGGCACCTCTACCATCTTCCAACGTATGCTAACAGGTAGCCCCGACCTTATGCCTTTCGTATATTCGGACGGTACTCTGGCAGGTCACCCTGATGGAAAGGGCGGTAACCGTCTGAATCCTTATAATATGATTATGAACTCGGGTTATGCTAAGGAGTGGCGCGTTAATCTCCAAACTAAGATTGCTCTTAACCAAGAGTTGAAATTTATCACACAAGGTCTGAGTGCAAGGGTAAACGTTGCTTTTGACGCCGATGTAAACTTCAGCCAAACTCGCCAAAAGAACCCTATGGAGTATAGCGCAACAGGACGTGATGACCAAGGCAACCTTATCTTCAAGAATGTGAACTCGAGCGGGTCTGACAATTTGCCAATGTCTACTCCAGGTAGTAACGCCACTAAGAGCATCTACATTGATGCAGCTATCAACTATAGTCGCACTTTCGGTGAAAAGCACGATGTGACAGGTATGTTCCTCTATATGCAAAAGGATAGACAAAAGCACTCCAGCACGCTGGCTTTCCGTAAGCAAGGTTTGGTGGGTCGTGTTGCTTACTCTTATGACGGTCGTTACAATTTCGAGGGTAACTTCGGTTACACAGGCTCTGAAAACTTTGCGGCAGGTCACCGTTTCGGTTTCTTCCCTGCGGTGGGTGCAAGCTGGTATGTGTCTAACGAGAAATTCTATACCGGTCAAATCAAAGATATTATCTCTAAACTGAAATTCCGTATATCTTACGGTCTTACAGGTAACGACCGAACAAATAGCAACGAAGACGTAGACCGCTTCTTGTTCCGCGGAACACTCAATCAAGGTGCTTCAGGTTACAACTCGGGTTGGAATGATGGTGGTGGTCTTGGTGGTGTAGGTAATGGTATTCGCCAAAACCTCTTCGATGCCGAATACCTCACGTGGGAGACAGAAACCAAGAGAAACTACGGTCTTGACCTTGGTTTGTTCAATGGAAAATTCGACTTGGCTGTAGACTATTTCGACAACCTCCGTGAAGGCATCCTTCTACAACGTACAACTGTGTCTCAAGTAACCGGTTTTGCTCAGATGCCTTGGCAAAACTTCGGTAAGGTACAAAATCGCGGTTTCGACCTCTCAGCTGTCTACAATCAAATGATAGGTGATGTTCGCTTGGGCTTCCGCGGTAACTTTACATTTGCACGCAACAAAATCATTGAAATGGACGAAGTACCACAACTTTACCCTTGGATGACACAAACCGGAACACGTATCAATGAAAAAAACTTGTTTATCTCCGAGGGCTTCTACCGCTACGAAGATTTCAATATCACAGGCACAGGCATTAATCGCCAATATACTCTGAAAGAGGGGGTTGTTAAATCGTCTTACAACGCTAATGTGCGCCCAGGTGACCTCAAATATAAGGATATGAACGAAGATGGCGTAATTAACAACTATGACCAAGTGCGTGGTGGTGCTCCATCTAACCCTGAAGTTGTCTATGGCTTCGGTTTGGATTTCGAATATAAAGGCTTCTATGCCGGTGTATTCTTCCAAGGAGCGGGAAATACCACAACTGTTCTCGGCGGTAACTTCGGTGCCGGTTTCCACCCTTTCTCTTGGAATCGTACTGAATCATCGCTTCGCGTTATGACAGCAGACCGTTGGTCTGACCGCGATGCGGCAGGTAACCTCGTAGAACCTAATTGGAATGCACTATTCCCGCGTCTTCGCTCTACCTCTAACTGGCACAATGCGATGCCGTCTACACACTGGTTACGTGATGCGAGCTTCATTCGTTTCAAAAACGCACAGGTTGGTTACAATTTCCCAAAATCTATGTTGAGCAAGATAGGTATCAACTCGGCTCGTATCTACTGTATGGGTACAAACCTTGCAGTTTGGGATAAAATCAAATACTGGGACCCTGAAATGGGTAATAGCAATGAAGGTCTGAACTATCCCTTGACAATGAACATTTCATTTGGTCTTGAAGTTGTATTATAA